The Amycolatopsis sp. DG1A-15b genome window below encodes:
- a CDS encoding MMPL family transporter, whose protein sequence is MNENPRRLRWLIPALLVIAWLGLGGFGGPFAGKLSEVAKNDNAAFLPRSAEATEVADEQKAFSPRQVLPATVVAERASGLTGADRQFLEAKAQELGRVPGVAGPLGKPERAPRDDQAAQLAVPIFADGNPADVVKEVRARLGGAPDGLTVLVTGPAGQIADLVKAFGGIDGILLLVAGGVVALILVAVYRSPLLPFLVLLSAVFALGLASLVVYLLAKHDVLALNGQSQGILSILVFGAATDYALLLVARFREQLRDTPSRFDALKLAWRATLEPIAASAGTVVLGVLCLLFSDLNSNKGLGPVAAIGIGAALLASTTFLPAVLALCGRGAFWPFKPALGSPHPETSGIWGRVARLVGRRPRTVWVVTALVLGIGVAFLPQLKASGTAQSDVFLTEVESGTGQEILGRHFPGGLGAPAITIADAGALPAVLKASTMDGVAQSFPVPGPDGRPKEVGGRVEILSVLTDPADSEAAVATVGRLRDAVHAVPEANAEVGGPTAIQLDTQQTSKRDRALIIPIVLLVIFLVLALLLRSLLAPLLLIATVVLSFAATMGVSALVFNHVLGFPGADPVVPLFGFVFLVALGIDYNIFLMTRVREEALTRGTRAGTLRGLSLTGGVITSAGVVLAATFSALAVIPILFLAQIAFIVAFGVLLDTLLVRSLLVPALTVDVGRRIWWPSKLARREE, encoded by the coding sequence ATGAACGAGAACCCGCGCCGCCTCCGCTGGCTGATCCCGGCCCTCCTGGTGATCGCCTGGCTCGGCCTGGGCGGGTTCGGCGGCCCGTTCGCCGGCAAGCTCAGCGAGGTCGCGAAGAACGACAACGCCGCCTTCCTGCCGCGCTCGGCCGAAGCCACCGAGGTCGCCGACGAGCAGAAGGCGTTCAGCCCGCGCCAGGTGCTGCCGGCGACCGTCGTCGCCGAGCGGGCGAGCGGCCTGACCGGCGCGGACCGGCAGTTCCTCGAGGCCAAGGCCCAGGAACTGGGCCGCGTCCCCGGGGTGGCCGGCCCGCTGGGCAAGCCGGAGCGGGCACCGCGGGACGACCAGGCCGCGCAGCTCGCCGTGCCGATCTTCGCCGACGGCAACCCCGCCGACGTCGTCAAGGAGGTCCGGGCGCGCCTGGGCGGCGCGCCGGACGGCCTCACCGTGCTCGTCACCGGGCCGGCCGGGCAGATCGCCGACCTGGTCAAGGCCTTCGGCGGCATCGACGGCATCCTGCTGCTCGTCGCCGGCGGCGTGGTCGCGCTGATCCTCGTCGCGGTCTACCGCAGCCCGCTGCTGCCGTTCCTGGTGCTGCTGTCGGCCGTGTTCGCCCTCGGTCTCGCCAGCCTCGTCGTCTACCTGCTGGCGAAGCACGACGTCCTCGCGCTCAACGGCCAGAGCCAGGGCATCCTCTCGATTCTCGTGTTCGGCGCGGCGACCGACTACGCGCTCCTGCTGGTCGCGCGGTTCCGCGAGCAGCTGCGCGACACGCCGAGCCGGTTCGACGCCTTGAAGCTCGCCTGGCGCGCGACGCTCGAACCGATCGCGGCTTCGGCGGGCACCGTCGTGCTCGGCGTGCTGTGCCTGCTGTTCAGCGACCTCAACTCCAACAAAGGCCTCGGCCCGGTCGCGGCGATCGGCATCGGCGCCGCGCTGCTGGCGTCCACCACGTTCCTGCCGGCGGTGCTGGCGCTGTGCGGCCGCGGCGCGTTCTGGCCGTTCAAGCCGGCACTGGGCTCGCCGCACCCGGAGACGTCCGGGATCTGGGGCCGGGTGGCGCGCCTGGTCGGCCGCCGGCCGCGCACGGTCTGGGTGGTCACGGCCCTGGTGCTGGGGATCGGCGTCGCGTTCCTGCCGCAGCTCAAGGCGTCCGGCACCGCCCAGTCGGATGTCTTCCTGACCGAGGTCGAATCGGGGACGGGCCAGGAGATCCTCGGCCGCCACTTCCCGGGCGGGCTCGGCGCACCCGCGATCACCATCGCCGACGCCGGCGCGCTGCCCGCGGTCCTGAAGGCATCCACAATGGACGGAGTGGCCCAGTCGTTCCCGGTGCCGGGCCCCGATGGCCGTCCCAAGGAGGTCGGCGGCCGCGTCGAGATCCTCTCGGTGCTGACGGACCCGGCGGACTCGGAGGCGGCGGTCGCGACGGTCGGCCGCCTGCGCGACGCGGTGCACGCGGTACCGGAGGCGAACGCCGAGGTGGGCGGCCCGACCGCGATCCAGCTGGACACGCAGCAGACGTCGAAGCGCGACCGCGCGCTGATCATCCCGATCGTGCTGCTGGTGATCTTCCTGGTCCTGGCGCTGCTGTTGCGGTCGTTGCTGGCCCCGCTGCTGCTGATCGCGACGGTGGTGCTGTCCTTCGCGGCGACGATGGGCGTGTCGGCGCTGGTGTTCAACCACGTCCTCGGCTTCCCGGGCGCGGACCCGGTGGTGCCGCTGTTCGGGTTCGTCTTCCTGGTGGCGCTGGGGATCGACTACAACATCTTCCTGATGACCCGCGTGCGGGAGGAGGCCCTGACGAGGGGTACCCGCGCCGGGACGTTGCGCGGGTTGTCGCTGACGGGCGGGGTGATCACCTCGGCCGGTGTGGTGCTGGCGGCGACGTTTTCGGCGCTCGCGGTGATCCCGATCCTGTTCCTGGCCCAGATCGCGTTCATCGTCGCGTTCGGGGTCCTGCTGGACACCCTGCTGGTGCGGTCGCTCCTGGTGCCCGCGCTGACCGTCGACGTCGGGCGGCGCATCTGGTGGCCGTCGAAGCTGGCGCGCCGCGAGGAGTAG
- a CDS encoding MarR family transcriptional regulator, with the protein MASTVTVSPTPEPDLGTWPTGRLLAVAARLVEQRWVAVLDGMGLTHAGLIALHTLRDGPLPQRTLAQRCQVTDQTMSRTLDRLARAGFVSRAADPADGRRQLTRLTAQGRAVHEQAVRAEPALLGGLGDDEAFRAGLLDLITRLSAGD; encoded by the coding sequence ATGGCGAGCACAGTGACGGTGAGCCCGACCCCCGAACCCGACCTGGGCACCTGGCCGACCGGCCGGCTGCTGGCCGTGGCCGCGCGGCTGGTGGAGCAACGCTGGGTGGCCGTGCTCGACGGCATGGGCCTCACCCACGCGGGCCTCATCGCGCTGCACACCCTGCGCGACGGGCCGCTCCCCCAGCGGACGCTGGCCCAGCGCTGCCAGGTGACCGACCAGACGATGAGCCGCACGCTCGACCGCCTGGCCAGAGCGGGGTTCGTCAGCCGGGCCGCGGATCCGGCCGACGGCCGCCGCCAGCTGACGCGGCTGACCGCGCAGGGCCGGGCCGTGCACGAGCAAGCCGTGCGGGCCGAACCCGCACTGCTCGGCGGCCTCGGCGACGACGAGGCGTTCCGCGCCGGCCTGCTGGACCTGATCACCCGGCTGTCCGCGGGCGATTGA
- a CDS encoding DUF4360 domain-containing protein has translation MLGMSVVGALILSTLAAPVDSTVASAPSEKITLDIKTINGSGCPAGTATASADVASDNTSFTVRYTNFTAKAGGGVSALEGRKNCQINVLVHVPQGFTYAIAEAEYRGFAHIESGASALEQANYYFTGTAPTARVRHTIPGPFHGVWRATDTTDVAELVFAPCGESRNLNINAELRADAGSSAGGSYIEMDSEHASVDTIYHFAWKTC, from the coding sequence ATGCTCGGTATGTCGGTCGTAGGCGCATTGATTCTGTCCACCCTCGCCGCCCCCGTCGATTCTACGGTGGCGTCGGCCCCGAGCGAAAAGATCACGCTCGACATCAAGACGATCAACGGCTCCGGCTGCCCGGCGGGTACGGCCACCGCGTCGGCCGACGTCGCGTCCGACAACACCTCGTTCACGGTGCGCTACACGAACTTCACCGCGAAGGCCGGCGGCGGCGTGTCCGCGCTCGAAGGCCGGAAGAACTGCCAGATCAACGTGCTCGTCCACGTGCCGCAAGGGTTCACGTACGCGATCGCCGAGGCGGAGTACCGCGGCTTCGCGCACATCGAGAGCGGCGCGAGCGCGCTCGAGCAAGCCAACTACTACTTCACCGGGACGGCGCCGACCGCCCGGGTGCGGCACACCATCCCCGGCCCGTTCCACGGTGTGTGGCGGGCCACCGACACCACCGACGTGGCCGAGCTGGTGTTCGCCCCGTGCGGGGAGAGCCGCAACCTGAACATCAATGCGGAACTGCGCGCCGACGCCGGTTCCTCGGCCGGCGGCAGTTACATCGAAATGGATTCCGAACACGCGAGCGTGGACACGATTTATCACTTCGCGTGGAAGACCTGCTGA
- a CDS encoding spermidine synthase: MPLIHEPVGDGLTRVWEVGDVRFHEHTPYQEVLIGTTAQGVSLFCDGERQSTEASQLVYHEALVVPALLLAERVRRVLVVGSSEGVASQLAVAAGASVVDHVDIDAHAVRACAEHLPYGYTPAELARAERGEGPVRVSYVDGWAFLAEAESRGERYDVIVIDLPDENTDPAAQHNRLYGTDFLARCARLLAPGGVVTCQAGCPTLWRNETLRASWRRFREVFGAVLYFGSDEHEWAFLSGRADPVENPGALVARRFAERGSGAATLDAEALLGGCTPPRSLRVSGLNQAS; this comes from the coding sequence ATGCCCTTGATCCACGAACCGGTCGGCGACGGCCTCACCCGCGTCTGGGAGGTCGGTGACGTGCGGTTCCACGAGCACACGCCGTACCAGGAGGTGCTGATCGGGACGACGGCGCAAGGGGTTTCGCTGTTCTGCGACGGCGAGCGGCAAAGCACCGAAGCCAGCCAGCTGGTGTACCACGAAGCGCTGGTGGTGCCCGCCCTCCTGCTGGCCGAGCGGGTGCGGCGGGTGCTCGTCGTCGGCTCGAGCGAGGGGGTCGCCAGCCAGTTGGCGGTCGCCGCCGGCGCCTCGGTGGTCGACCACGTGGACATCGACGCCCACGCCGTCCGCGCCTGCGCCGAGCACCTGCCCTACGGTTACACCCCGGCGGAGCTGGCGCGGGCCGAACGCGGCGAGGGGCCGGTCCGGGTGTCCTACGTGGACGGCTGGGCCTTCCTCGCCGAAGCCGAGAGCCGGGGCGAGCGCTACGACGTGATCGTGATCGACCTGCCCGACGAGAACACCGATCCGGCCGCGCAGCACAATCGCTTGTACGGCACGGACTTCCTCGCCCGCTGCGCGCGCCTGCTGGCGCCGGGCGGGGTGGTGACCTGCCAGGCGGGCTGCCCGACGCTGTGGCGCAACGAGACGCTGCGGGCGTCATGGCGGCGGTTCCGCGAGGTCTTCGGCGCGGTGCTGTACTTCGGCTCCGACGAGCACGAGTGGGCGTTCCTGTCCGGCCGTGCGGACCCGGTCGAGAACCCGGGCGCGCTGGTGGCGAGGCGGTTCGCGGAGCGGGGGAGCGGGGCGGCGACGCTGGACGCCGAAGCGCTGCTCGGCGGGTGCACCCCGCCACGCTCGCTCCGCGTCAGTGGTCTGAACCAGGCGTCTTGA
- the speD gene encoding adenosylmethionine decarboxylase — MPDVGRFTGRHVLAELHGIDPGLLDDPVRLGELLRAAVTEAGATVLDVVAQRFAPQGATVIALLAESHASVHTYPEHGSLFADVFTCGERADPEHALRLLAKSLHAAPVHLSVLHRGER, encoded by the coding sequence ATGCCTGACGTCGGCCGGTTCACCGGGCGCCACGTGCTCGCCGAGCTGCACGGGATCGACCCGGGCCTGCTCGACGACCCGGTGCGCCTCGGGGAGCTGCTGCGGGCCGCGGTGACGGAAGCGGGCGCGACGGTCCTCGACGTCGTGGCGCAGCGGTTCGCGCCGCAGGGCGCCACGGTGATCGCGCTGCTGGCCGAGTCGCACGCGTCCGTCCACACCTACCCCGAGCACGGGTCGCTCTTCGCCGACGTGTTCACCTGCGGGGAACGCGCCGATCCCGAGCACGCCCTGCGGCTGCTGGCCAAGTCGCTGCACGCCGCGCCGGTCCACCTGTCGGTCCTCCACCGGGGAGAACGCTGA
- a CDS encoding type III PLP-dependent enzyme — protein sequence MCADFTRIRRFLDERDPPTPCLVVDTDVVAARAGEFGAAFPGALIRYAVKANPAPPVLDALVAAGIGFDVAGPAELELCLGRGAGPAEIAYGNPIKKPRDIAFAFERGVREFTSDAPADVDHLGRYAPGSAVSIRVVLDAPDSATPFGRKFGCAPAEALDLVLRAAALGLRPGIAFHVGSQQPDVTAWEIGVATAAKLFAEAAAHGVEMTRLNLGGGFPTAHRTPVPPLAAYAATIAAALDAAFPAGRPQLLLEPGRVLVADAGLLRTEVVLVADRDERRWVYLDIGRYNGLAEAENEAIAYRFEPVGGHDGPSGLVVLAGPTCDGDDVLYQRTRYELPRSLRTGDRLDLPGTGAYTASYASVGFNGIEPLRTYCVGRWGDA from the coding sequence GTGTGCGCCGACTTCACCCGGATCCGCCGCTTCCTCGACGAGCGCGACCCGCCGACGCCGTGCCTGGTCGTCGACACCGACGTCGTCGCGGCCCGGGCGGGCGAGTTCGGCGCGGCGTTCCCCGGCGCGCTGATCCGGTACGCGGTCAAGGCCAACCCGGCGCCGCCGGTGCTCGACGCGCTGGTGGCGGCCGGAATCGGCTTCGACGTGGCCGGCCCGGCGGAGCTCGAGCTGTGCCTCGGCCGCGGCGCCGGCCCGGCGGAGATCGCCTACGGCAACCCGATCAAGAAACCGCGGGACATCGCCTTCGCGTTCGAACGCGGCGTCCGGGAGTTCACTTCGGACGCTCCCGCCGACGTCGACCACCTGGGCCGGTACGCGCCGGGCTCGGCGGTGTCGATCCGCGTCGTGCTCGACGCGCCGGACTCGGCGACGCCGTTCGGCCGGAAGTTCGGCTGCGCCCCGGCCGAAGCCCTCGACCTGGTGCTGCGCGCGGCCGCGCTGGGGCTGCGGCCCGGGATCGCCTTCCACGTCGGCTCGCAGCAGCCGGACGTCACCGCCTGGGAGATCGGCGTCGCCACGGCGGCGAAGCTGTTCGCCGAGGCCGCGGCGCACGGCGTCGAGATGACGCGGCTCAACCTCGGCGGCGGCTTCCCGACCGCCCACCGCACCCCCGTCCCGCCCTTGGCCGCGTACGCGGCGACGATCGCGGCGGCCCTCGACGCGGCCTTCCCGGCCGGGCGCCCGCAGTTGCTGCTCGAGCCCGGCCGCGTCCTCGTCGCGGACGCCGGCCTCCTGCGGACCGAGGTCGTGCTGGTCGCCGACCGGGACGAACGGCGCTGGGTGTACCTCGACATCGGCCGCTACAACGGCCTGGCCGAGGCCGAAAACGAAGCGATCGCCTACCGGTTCGAGCCGGTGGGCGGGCACGACGGCCCCAGTGGCCTGGTGGTGCTGGCCGGTCCGACCTGCGACGGCGACGACGTGCTCTACCAGCGGACGCGGTACGAACTGCCCCGGTCGCTGCGGACCGGCGACCGGCTCGACCTGCCCGGGACCGGGGCCTACACCGCGAGCTACGCGTCGGTGGGGTTCAACGGGATCGAACCGCTGCGCACGTACTGCGTCGGGCGGTGGGGAGATGCCTGA
- a CDS encoding DUF5127 domain-containing protein, translated as MSSRERDHLTRRDLLRLAGGTAAAVAAALWLPGTAAAAGSFSPIRPPATPLIVRSPYLSTWQPADSLAGTWSSFWTGHITALCGLARIDGAAYVFAGAPALPSGPALIPMTQVSLQVTGTRSIYVLTGGGVNLTVTFFSPVDPADLRRQCVPFGYVTIQAASADGRAHAVDLHFDTSAEWVHGNTATPVTWTQQQANGYTLLSCTPASPGVLQENGDQASWGSLVLAAPASNTTWQIGQDTLVRATSAGQGVLTNTSDSAQPRAINDRWPVLAFNKNLGTIPAGGTATPFTLAIGHVRTPAVRYLGSELRPWWTHHWGSWQDMAVWFANDYAAALSAATAIDQRLHDEAVAAAGGGSTGEHYAGICALALRQAFGGTELVDRGGAPWAFLKEISSNGNMSTVDVTYPAFPAYLYLSPAYLRLLLEPLLDYAERGGWPMPFAEHDLGTHYPDATGHNDGNEESMPVEESANMLIMAAALVQRLPSADTAAFVTAHYRILRQWAEYLIANTLDPGFQNQTDDFTGFIAHSANLALKGIVGVGAMGIIAAAAGNTADAQRYRSTSRSYVSQWVTLAEDGQHLRLAYDQPGTWSLKYNGFADRVLGLDLVPAGVAAQEASWYQARAGAHGVVLDPRNNYTKADWELWTAAWLADQPSIRTTLVEGVYSYANTTPQRVPFSDWYVVADATQRGFQARPVAGGYLALLTRPAASTTVWRKLQNQRSGKVLAVSNMSLADIAEVTQWSDNGTADHLWAVVDSGDGTVRIVNRNSGKVLAVHDQSLDNGAHVQQYRDNGTPDHNWRIVDAGGGWSKLVNVRSGKVLAVDQQSTADGAQVTQWDDNGSPDHLWRFV; from the coding sequence ATGTCCTCTCGAGAACGCGATCACCTCACCCGCCGCGATCTGCTCCGGCTCGCCGGGGGTACCGCGGCCGCCGTTGCCGCCGCTCTCTGGCTGCCCGGGACGGCTGCCGCCGCCGGGAGCTTCAGCCCGATCCGGCCGCCCGCCACGCCGCTGATCGTCCGCTCGCCCTACCTGTCCACCTGGCAGCCCGCCGACAGCCTCGCCGGCACCTGGTCGAGCTTCTGGACCGGGCACATCACCGCGCTGTGCGGCCTCGCGCGCATCGACGGCGCCGCCTACGTCTTCGCCGGGGCACCCGCCCTGCCGTCGGGGCCGGCGCTGATCCCGATGACCCAGGTGAGCCTGCAGGTCACCGGCACCCGCTCGATCTACGTCCTCACCGGCGGCGGGGTGAACCTCACCGTCACGTTCTTCTCCCCGGTCGACCCGGCCGACCTGCGGCGCCAGTGCGTCCCGTTCGGGTACGTCACCATCCAGGCCGCCAGCGCCGACGGCCGCGCGCACGCCGTCGACCTGCACTTCGACACCTCCGCCGAGTGGGTGCACGGCAACACCGCCACTCCGGTCACGTGGACGCAGCAGCAAGCGAACGGCTACACGCTGCTCAGCTGCACTCCGGCGAGCCCGGGCGTGCTGCAGGAAAACGGCGATCAGGCGAGCTGGGGCTCCCTCGTGCTCGCGGCGCCGGCGTCGAACACCACCTGGCAGATCGGCCAGGACACCCTCGTGCGCGCCACCTCGGCCGGCCAGGGCGTCCTGACCAACACCAGCGATTCCGCGCAGCCCCGCGCGATCAACGACCGCTGGCCGGTGCTCGCCTTCAACAAGAACCTCGGCACGATCCCGGCCGGCGGCACGGCAACGCCGTTCACCCTCGCGATCGGGCACGTCCGCACTCCCGCGGTCCGCTACCTCGGCAGCGAGCTGCGTCCCTGGTGGACGCACCACTGGGGCAGCTGGCAGGACATGGCGGTGTGGTTCGCGAACGACTACGCCGCCGCGCTGTCGGCCGCCACCGCGATCGACCAGCGGCTGCACGACGAGGCCGTCGCCGCGGCCGGGGGTGGCAGCACCGGCGAGCACTACGCCGGGATCTGCGCGCTCGCCCTGCGCCAGGCGTTCGGCGGCACCGAGCTGGTCGACCGGGGTGGCGCGCCCTGGGCGTTCCTCAAGGAGATCTCCTCCAACGGCAACATGTCCACAGTGGACGTCACCTACCCGGCGTTCCCGGCCTACCTGTACCTTTCGCCCGCCTACCTGCGCCTGCTGCTGGAGCCCTTGCTCGACTACGCCGAGCGCGGCGGCTGGCCGATGCCGTTCGCCGAGCACGACCTCGGCACGCACTACCCGGACGCGACCGGGCACAACGACGGCAACGAGGAGAGCATGCCGGTCGAGGAGTCGGCGAACATGCTGATCATGGCGGCCGCGCTGGTGCAGCGGCTGCCGTCGGCCGACACCGCGGCGTTCGTCACCGCGCACTACCGGATCCTGCGGCAGTGGGCCGAGTACCTGATCGCCAACACCCTCGACCCCGGCTTCCAGAACCAGACCGACGACTTCACCGGCTTCATCGCCCACAGCGCGAACCTCGCGTTGAAGGGGATCGTCGGCGTCGGCGCGATGGGCATCATCGCCGCCGCGGCCGGGAACACCGCCGACGCCCAGCGGTACCGCTCGACGTCCCGCAGCTACGTCAGCCAGTGGGTGACGCTGGCGGAGGACGGCCAGCACCTGCGGCTCGCCTACGACCAGCCGGGTACGTGGAGCCTGAAGTACAACGGCTTCGCCGACCGCGTGCTCGGCCTCGACCTGGTCCCGGCCGGCGTCGCGGCGCAGGAGGCCTCCTGGTACCAGGCCCGCGCGGGCGCCCACGGCGTCGTGCTCGACCCGCGCAACAACTACACGAAGGCCGACTGGGAGCTGTGGACCGCGGCGTGGCTGGCCGACCAGCCGAGCATCCGCACCACCCTCGTCGAGGGCGTCTACAGCTACGCGAACACCACGCCCCAGCGCGTGCCGTTCAGTGACTGGTACGTCGTCGCCGACGCCACCCAGCGCGGCTTCCAGGCCCGCCCGGTCGCCGGCGGCTACCTGGCGCTGCTGACCCGCCCGGCCGCGTCGACGACCGTGTGGCGGAAGCTGCAGAACCAGCGGTCGGGCAAGGTCCTGGCCGTTTCGAACATGTCGTTGGCCGACATCGCCGAGGTGACGCAGTGGTCGGACAACGGCACCGCCGACCACCTCTGGGCCGTCGTGGACAGCGGCGACGGCACGGTCCGGATCGTCAACCGCAACAGCGGCAAGGTCCTCGCCGTGCACGACCAGAGCCTCGACAACGGCGCCCACGTCCAGCAGTACCGCGACAACGGCACCCCGGACCACAACTGGCGGATCGTCGACGCCGGCGGTGGCTGGTCGAAGCTGGTCAACGTCCGCAGCGGCAAGGTGCTGGCGGTCGACCAGCAGTCCACGGCCGACGGCGCCCAGGTCACCCAGTGGGACGACAACGGGTCACCGGACCACCTCTGGCGGTTCGTCTGA
- a CDS encoding MSMEG_6728 family protein, protein MQTFLPCADFTASARTLDRRRLGKQRVEALQVLRALVIPGYGWRHHPAAKMWTGYEEALTRYGLEVCAVWCELGAADTCAVKLGEEFTRSVGSPEVRTQAELTAAGEVPPWLGDEALHRSHQSALVRKDPDQYGTRFPGVPPDLPYVWPPSDRPSRTA, encoded by the coding sequence ATGCAGACGTTCCTGCCGTGCGCCGACTTCACCGCCAGCGCCCGCACGCTCGACCGCCGCCGCCTCGGCAAGCAGCGCGTGGAGGCGCTCCAGGTGCTGCGCGCGCTCGTGATCCCCGGCTACGGCTGGCGCCACCACCCGGCGGCGAAGATGTGGACGGGGTACGAGGAGGCGTTGACGCGCTACGGCCTGGAGGTCTGCGCGGTGTGGTGCGAGCTGGGCGCGGCGGACACGTGCGCGGTGAAACTGGGGGAGGAGTTCACCCGATCGGTGGGCAGTCCCGAGGTCCGCACGCAGGCCGAGCTCACGGCGGCGGGTGAGGTGCCGCCGTGGCTGGGCGACGAAGCGCTCCACCGCAGCCACCAGTCGGCGCTGGTGCGGAAGGACCCGGACCAGTACGGCACGCGGTTCCCGGGGGTGCCGCCGGACCTGCCGTACGTGTGGCCGCCCTCGGACCGCCCGAGCCGGACGGCCTGA
- a CDS encoding DUF1883 domain-containing protein yields MFDLGKVRRDAVVTVRLDAMANVRLLTAVNFQAYRRRQYYRMHGGVATAPMFKIHIPANAHWFLVIDVEGLEARPLRPRVSVEPEAAVTARGRGGPS; encoded by the coding sequence GTGTTCGACCTGGGAAAGGTGCGAAGAGACGCGGTGGTCACCGTCCGCCTGGACGCGATGGCCAACGTCAGGCTGCTGACCGCGGTCAACTTCCAGGCCTACCGGCGCCGGCAGTACTACCGGATGCACGGCGGGGTGGCCACCGCACCGATGTTCAAGATCCACATCCCGGCCAACGCCCACTGGTTCCTGGTGATCGACGTCGAGGGCCTCGAAGCCCGGCCCCTGCGCCCGCGGGTGAGCGTCGAACCGGAAGCGGCCGTCACGGCCCGTGGACGCGGCGGCCCCAGCTGA
- a CDS encoding MarR family transcriptional regulator yields the protein MMGAVSTSAQEHPAGAPLTLYLVKRLELVIRALLDDALRPLGLTTLQYTALTVLEASGALSSAQLARRSFLRPQTMHEMVLTLEKRGLIARTPKAGNKRVLLAGLTDAGRALLAGCAPAVAELETALLADLSPGQRATFREGLQHGVTALGALSGQRRAQEA from the coding sequence ATGATGGGCGCCGTGAGCACCTCCGCCCAGGAGCACCCCGCCGGCGCGCCGTTGACCTTGTACCTGGTCAAACGGCTCGAGCTGGTGATCAGGGCCCTGCTCGACGACGCCCTGCGGCCGCTCGGGCTCACCACGCTGCAGTACACGGCGCTGACCGTCCTCGAAGCCAGCGGCGCGCTGTCTTCGGCGCAGCTGGCCCGCCGGTCGTTCCTGCGGCCGCAGACCATGCACGAAATGGTGCTGACGCTGGAAAAGCGCGGCCTGATCGCGCGGACCCCCAAGGCGGGCAACAAGCGGGTCCTGCTGGCCGGCCTCACCGACGCCGGACGCGCGCTGCTGGCGGGGTGTGCACCGGCGGTCGCGGAGCTGGAGACCGCGCTGCTGGCCGACCTGAGCCCGGGCCAGCGCGCGACGTTCCGCGAAGGCCTGCAGCACGGCGTCACGGCCCTCGGCGCGCTCTCGGGACAGCGACGGGCACAGGAAGCCTGA